Part of the Woronichinia naegeliana WA131 genome, TAAAATAATACCATTCAGAAGCGAGTGAACAATCAGTCCCATATTGGGTAAGTCACCTGAGAGGGAGATTTGACGAATGCTTTCAATAATAAAAAATAAAGGATTAATGACTAGAAAACGCTGGATCGGTTCCGGCACAATTTTGGCGGGGTAAAAGATAGGAGATCCCATCCATAGTAAAAAACAAACCAGTTCGTAGAAGTAGGGCAAGTCTCGAAAGAAAACATATAGTGCACTTACTAAATAACCGACCCCTGTACAGACAAGCGTGAGGGCCAATAGCGGCAGCAAGAGAGCTAGAACATTCAGAAGATTGTGAGAATGTAAAAAGGTAACGATCGCCAAGAGGGGTAAGGGGCCAACCACTAATTGAAAAATATTAGCCACAATCATTGAGAGAGGAAATACCGTCATTGGCAAACGAATTTTATTCATCAAGCCACCACTTCCTACAACACTAGCTAGAGCCTGATTGGTTGATGAGGAAAAAAAGTTAATAACAATGAGTCCGGTAAAAGCAGCCAAAATATAATTAAAAATCGAACCTTCGTAAAAGCTTATAAAAAAATGCCCAAAAATTGCTGCGTAGATCCCTGTCATGAATAACGGGTTTAAAAGCGACCAATAGACCCCTAAGAGGGAACCTCGATACCGACCTTTAAGATTGCGTTCCACCAAGATATGAAGTAGCTCTAAGTATCGCTGCACGGGCGACCACTGCAAGCGTGTGGGTACCGATAGGGCCATAGTAACATTAAACCAGGAATCAAGGGCTAAGGAGCCATTCTATAGACTAGAGTAGCATTTGTCGAGGTAAGTTAACCGAATAGGCTAGGATATTAATGCCTAGACAGGATTTACTTTAAGAGGAAGATAAGCATTTCGGCTGACAGTTCCAGGATAGGTGGCAAATTCCGCTACACTAAGAAATAGTTCATGTACGTTAATTGTTAATTATCCGAATATGGCAGTAGAGATTGGACAAAAAGTACAAGTTTATCGTCTAAGAGATCGAGTTTCTTCGGATGTTGTCGGCAAACTTGGCAAGGTTGGCGTTGTTAAAGATTTTAAGATGACTGATGGCAGCGGCATTGGGGCAGTGGTTGCCTTTGATGATAAAACAGCTACCTGGTTTTTTGAAGACGAATTAAAATCTTTGTGAAATACTAGTAGCCTAGCTCTTGAATCATAATGTAATCATAATGTCATGGCTTTAATTGTTACCTTTCTGGGCAAAGGTGGAACAGGCCGAACCACCACCGCGATCGCGATCTCGAAAAAGTTGGCCATGCTAGGCAGTCGTGTCCTTTTAGCAGGGCAAGATCCTACCCTCGGATGGCTTTGGTCAGTCCCCTTAACCCCTAGTGTGACGGTTATCGAACCCAATTTAAGTGGTGTTCATCTATGTTCAACGGTTTTATTAGAGCAGGGCTGGGAACAGATTAAAGAACTAGAATCCCAATATTTGCGATCGCCGACCTTGAAGAATATCTATGGTCAGGAACTCGGTGTATTGCCAGGCATGGATGAACTTTTAGTCTTAAACGCTCTGCGGGAATATGCAAAAGGGGGACAATACGATGTCATTGTCTATGATGGGCCTGGCCAGCTAAATGCACTCAGAATGTTAGGCGTGCCCGAAATTGCGGATTGGTATTGGCGACGATTCCGCCAAGTACTGCAAGATTCCGATGTGGTCAGAACCCTGGCTCCCTTTATCCAACCGATCACCGGTGCTTTATTTAATAACGTGACCTCGAATAGGGATAATTCTTCCCAAAGTTCCTCAAGTCCTGAAAAATTTCTTACTGACGGCAAACAATTTCTAAATGATCCCAATCGCTTTTCGGCCTACCTGGTTACTACTTCTCAGCCCGCCGCCGTCATGGTAGCCCAACGTTTATGGGGAGGAGCACAGCAGATCGGTTTGACCGTTAAGGGGGTATTGCAAACGCCAGGGGGAAGTCTGACCGATTTAACCCCTACGTTTCAGCCTTTAACCCTAACTTCTCTCCCCCAACATTCAGGCCAATCCTGGGATAATTTAATCGCCGCCGTTCCTGATGTCAGACAATGGGCTGATGTGCCTAAACCGTTAACCATTGATCTGGCGGCTCGTCAAGTCAAGGTCTTTTTGCCTGGCTTTGATAAGAAACAGGTTAAATTAATCCAATCTGGCCCTGAAATCACCATTGAAGCCGGAGATCAACGTCGCAATATCGATCTGCCAGTACCCTTGAATGGTCAGCCGGTGACGGGAGCTAAATTTCATGAGGGTTATTTAATCATTTCTTTTTAGTCTTTATCTTCCTTTAGCAGACTTTTTACACTTCATCCGTTAAAGATAAGCCTAAACCTTCCTTACGACTTTTGAGATCATAGTAAATAACGGCTTTGATCGCCTGCCAAAAAGGAATTAAGAGTGCGCCTAGGGCTACGGTTAAAATCAAATCAATGAGGGAGGCCAAGGGACTCTCATCCCCTAAAAATAAAGTACCAAGATTGCCAATAATGGCGGTGGGTAAGGTAATTAAAATAGCCACAAAGAAAATGATTTGCAGGCGAACCACATAGCCCTGGGTTAATTGCCAACTACGCTTGATCGCCTGGACAGGATCGGTAACTGATTCAATGGCGATCGCTAAATCAGCAAGGGCAACACGAGAGTAAAACCAGATATAGCC contains:
- a CDS encoding ArsA family ATPase, whose translation is MALIVTFLGKGGTGRTTTAIAISKKLAMLGSRVLLAGQDPTLGWLWSVPLTPSVTVIEPNLSGVHLCSTVLLEQGWEQIKELESQYLRSPTLKNIYGQELGVLPGMDELLVLNALREYAKGGQYDVIVYDGPGQLNALRMLGVPEIADWYWRRFRQVLQDSDVVRTLAPFIQPITGALFNNVTSNRDNSSQSSSSPEKFLTDGKQFLNDPNRFSAYLVTTSQPAAVMVAQRLWGGAQQIGLTVKGVLQTPGGSLTDLTPTFQPLTLTSLPQHSGQSWDNLIAAVPDVRQWADVPKPLTIDLAARQVKVFLPGFDKKQVKLIQSGPEITIEAGDQRRNIDLPVPLNGQPVTGAKFHEGYLIISF
- a CDS encoding ABC transporter permease, producing the protein MALSVPTRLQWSPVQRYLELLHILVERNLKGRYRGSLLGVYWSLLNPLFMTGIYAAIFGHFFISFYEGSIFNYILAAFTGLIVINFFSSSTNQALASVVGSGGLMNKIRLPMTVFPLSMIVANIFQLVVGPLPLLAIVTFLHSHNLLNVLALLLPLLALTLVCTGVGYLVSALYVFFRDLPYFYELVCFLLWMGSPIFYPAKIVPEPIQRFLVINPLFFIIESIRQISLSGDLPNMGLIVHSLLNGIILLLFGWLCFRAWQNQFMDLL
- a CDS encoding DUF2862 domain-containing protein; translated protein: MAVEIGQKVQVYRLRDRVSSDVVGKLGKVGVVKDFKMTDGSGIGAVVAFDDKTATWFFEDELKSL